Within Anopheles ziemanni chromosome 2, idAnoZiCoDA_A2_x.2, whole genome shotgun sequence, the genomic segment TTTATACGATCCTTTTCTTCGTAGTTGCGGTGAACCACAAAAACACCCACGAAACATATAATTGTACACTTGTTTGATTGCTTTGCCTATcgtttaatgtaaaaaaaaaacaaaaaaaaaacagaagaacgGCTTGTATCCTAAATCGTCAAAGTAAGATTCATTACTACATAGGGAGCAATCACGAataactgaaaaataaaaaaaaaagatcttcAACATGCTTATCGCGTTTTCCGTGTACGGTTCGCACAATCTGTCCACGTACCCTATAATTGTGTTAGAATGCGTCACAAATACCATTAGTACAAAAACACTTGTACTAAGCACACACTCCTTGTCGGGGAATTTAGTTGTCAATTATCAGTGATAAGAGTCTTGGATATATTTCTGTAGAATATATATAAGTCCAGCACCACAACCTTCCGACGATCATACCGAGTATGTCCACGCAGTAACGTGCCGCAATGGATTCAGCAGGGATACTCGTTGGTTTGCTACTAATTTATTGCGTCCAAAGTGAAGCGTTTCACAGCAATCCGTTTGATGGTATTACCGGTAAACCCTTGTCAGAAACCTGGTGCCGTAAATTAACTGTTTCGTTTCAGTAATCCGAGGATGTAAACAGTACGCAAATGTGGTCGATTACAATGGAGCGCTTGAATATTTTGCTACCGATAACTTGCAGCACGTGGGACGGACGCCCGGTTCCAAGTACTTCCGCTTTGGCATCGTAGGGCCAACCGATGGGCACATCCGTTTCGGAGGTTCACCGTACCCATACGGTAAGGATGTGATTGAGATCGGTATGTATAATTTGGTGTTCAAAGaaacaatcgaaaaacaaCGGATAAGAACGGTAATTTCTAGTGCTCTCCGGCTGGGTTAACACGAAAAGCGCTGGACAACGCCAGTTTCGTACGAGACCGCACGCGAAGGAGATAAACGTGCGTCTGGCCGAGGTGGAAACGCCCAATCTGCTGTCCCCATACCGACCGACCATGTTCGTGCTGGAGGTGTTCAACAATGGAACCGTCCAGGTGCGGAAGGACGGAGAAGGCCATCCATTCCTGCAGTTTCGCGATGGAAACCGTTACCTGCCGGTCGACTATATGGCTTTCACTAAATGGGGCAAGATCGATCTCATCTACTTCTATGATTGTCCACTGAAGGAGCCGCTCGGTGGCGACGATTCTATTTTTTGAACTGTATGGTCATGTAATTAAAGAtgatggattttatttttattaccgaAAGCACATTTATCCAAACTCCCCGAGATCGTTTTGTCtaaaatgtatattctttaaaggaataatataaaacatcgcaaaagatagtcaacgtGATCGTACGTCTTTTCTCCGCCAGAACCGTACATTGGGATGATTTTAAAGCTTATCCTTTCGTGAAAGAAACCACTCATCCGGATGGGGACTCGCTGTCTTCCGCCTTCGATTCTGTGCCATTTTCCCTTGGAACCTTCCCACTGCTGTCTTCGGACGAGGAAGAATTTCTAACACCCACGACGACGCTAGAGGACGGCCCTAGTGCGGTCAAAAAGGTTCGATTTAGCGAGTAAGCGTGGGTCTCCTTGCGCCTCCACTGAAGTATTTTACTTGTAAGCGCGAGCCCCGGCCCACGATGTGGCAATATGTTGTATACCAACTGTAGAGCGTAGCGTAGCCTTTTGATCGAATCGAAGGACATTCGTCTCCCGTGCCGCCATGCCGTTGCCCCGGGGCCAACGCGCTCTTCAGGCAGGTAGGCAGGGGACATCGATTGGCATAATACGAATATCATAAATCGTAGTACTAACAACTAGAATATACGTTTTTTATACGATCCTTTTCTTCGTAGTTGCGGTGAACCACAAAAACACCCACGAAACATATAATTGTACACTTGTTTGATTGCTTTGCCTATcgtttaatgtaaaaaaaaaaacaaaacaaaaacagaagaacAGCTTGTATTCTAAATCGTCAAAGTAAGATTCATTACTACAGGGAGCAATCACGAataactgaaaaataaaaaaaaagatcttcAACATGCTTATCGCGTTTTCCGTGTACGGTTCGCACAATCTGTCCACGTACCTTATACTTGTGTTGGAATGCGTCACAAATACCCTTAGCACAAAGACACTTGTACTAAACACATACTCTATGTCGGGGAATTTATTTGTGAATTATCAGTGATAATGGTCTTGGATTCCTCATGTGAGAACATATTTATAAATCCAGCACCACAACCTTCCGACGATCATACCGAGTAGGTCCACGCAGTAACGTTCCGCAATGGATTCAGCAGGGATACTCGTTGGCTTACTACTAATTTATTGTGTTCAAAGTGAAGCGTTTCACAGCAATCCGTTTGATGGTATTACCGGTAAACCCTTGCCAGAAACCTGGTGCCGTAAATCAGCTGTTTCGTTTCAGTAATCCGAGGATGTAAACAGTACGCAAATGTGGTCGATTACAATGGAGCGCTTGAATATTTTGCTACCGATAACTTGCAGCACGTGGGACGGACGCCCGGTTCCAAGTACTTCCGCTTTGGAATTGTAGGGCCAAACGATGGGCACATCCGTTTCGGAGGTTCGCCGTACCCGTACGGTAAGGATGTGATTGAGATCGGTATGTACTCGTATAATTTGATGTTCGAAAACGATCGAAAAGCATCGATTAAGAACGGTAATTTCTAGTGCTCTCCGGGTGGGCTAACACGAAAAGTGTTGGACGACGTCAGCATCGTACGAGACCGCACGAGAAGGAGGTAAACGTGCTTCTGGCCGAGGTGGAAACGCCCAAACTGTTGTCCCCATTCCGACCGACCATGTTCGTGCTGGAGGTGTTCAACAATGGAACTGTCCAGGTGAGGAAGGACGGTGAAAGCCATCCATTGCTGCAGTTTCGCGATGGCAATCGTTCCCTGCCGGTCGATTATATGGCTTTCACTAAATGGGACAAGGATCTCATCTACTTCTATGATTGTCCACTGAAGGAGACGCTCGGTGGCGACGATTCTATTTTTTTGAATTGTACGGTCGTTTAATatggtgtattttatttttattaccgaAAGCACATTTATCCATACCCCCCGAGgttattttttctaaaatgtatattctttaaaggaataatataaaaaatcgcaaaagatagtcaacgtGATCGTACGTCTTTTCTCCGCCAGAACCGTACATTGGGAGGATTTTAAAGCTTATCCTTTCGTGAAAGAAACAGTATGAATGTGTGAATGTCGAGAACACGTCGCGTCCGCTGTGGGCGCACGAGGTGCTGCAGGAGCTGCGCGACATTTCATCCATGGCGATCGAACACTTCGACGAGAACATCGCCGGGGGTCTGAAAAGACTGCTGACCCAGCAGAATCCACATCATCCGGTCCCGGTCTCGGTGAATCCGTTCCCGAACATCTGCTATTATCAGAACGAGTTGCCCGAAGTATTGCCGGTGGAGAAGTTCATGGTACCTTACGCAACCGTTACCCAGACGCCTGccccaccgccaccatcgccCCCTGCAATGGCCGGTCCCTCGACATCTGGTACAATGATATCTCTCTACTGCCAAAGCGGATGCAACTCGAGTCGCGAAAACTGTGCATCGATCGTGCGTATCAATCTGAAGGCTCGCAAAATGCGGTACGACATCAACCGCATCGATCACACGATGGCCAGCTTCAAGGCCGACTTGCGCAACATACGGGTGCACATGCTACGGCAGAACGCCGAAATGAAGGACCTACGCCGCGGGTTAGTCGAATCGGAGACCAAAAACCGTGAGCTGATGGCCAAGATCAATCAGTTCAGCAACGACAACCCGCAGGCCGTCGCACTCAAGACGGAGCTGGCGAAGGACTCGATCAAGCGCAGCATAAAATTCATCAAACGGGCCATCTCAGAAACGGAACCGGGTTTGTCCGGCTTCACGGCTGGGCTGCCTCACCCGGATGGGGACTCGCTGTCTTCCGCCTTCGATTCTGTGCCATTTTCCCTTGGAACCTTCCCACTGCTGTCTTCGGACGAGGAAGAATTTCTAACACCCACGACG encodes:
- the LOC131294114 gene encoding F-box only protein 28-like, which produces MVTYECVNVENTSRPLWAHEVLQELRDISSMAIEHFDENIAGGLKRLLTQQNPHHPVPVSVNPFPNICYYQNELPEVLPVEKFMVPYATVTQTPAPPPPSPPAMAGPSTSGTMISLYCQSGCNSSRENCASIVRINLKARKMRYDINRIDHTMASFKADLRNIRVHMLRQNAEMKDLRRGLVESETKNRELMAKINQFSNDNPQAVALKTELAKDSIKRSIKFIKRAISETEPGLSGFTAGLPHPDGDSLSSAFDSVPFSLGTFPLLSSDEEEFLTPTTTLEDGPSAVKKVRFSE
- the LOC131294113 gene encoding uncharacterized protein LOC131294113 — protein: MPLPRGQRALQAVIRGCKQYANVVDYNGALEYFATDNLQHVGRTPGSKYFRFGIVGPNDGHIRFGGSPYPYGKDVIEIVLSGWANTKSVGRRQHRTRPHEKEVNVLLAEVETPKLLSPFRPTMFVLEVFNNGTVQVRKDGESHPLLQFRDGNRSLPVDYMAFTKWDKDLIYFYDCPLKETLGGDDSIFLNCTVV